In Clostridia bacterium, the following proteins share a genomic window:
- a CDS encoding YncE family protein has translation MRKLFALLVLSLSALSLAAQDSKPLYEQVAKWTIGGEGGWDYLTLDPAGNRLFIAHSNNIEAIDLGAGKKVGEIPASGAHGVALVPEKHLGFSTNGRAGTVTVFDSLTLKPQAEIKVGENPDAIIYDPNSKHIIVMNGRSKDLMAIDPATLKVIATVPLGGKLEFAAADAGRVYINVEDTGEIASVDTKTWKAAQRWKLTGCDEPSGLALDPTLGHLFAVCGNKQMVVVDVKSRKQIAALPIGDGTDAAAFDPVLKLAFASNGEGTLTIVRQTQDGKYEVAGNVPTARGARTMALDPKSHKIYLATADFGPQAEGQKRPSIKPETFTVFVYAPAK, from the coding sequence ATGAGAAAACTGTTCGCACTCCTCGTGCTCTCGCTTTCCGCACTCTCCCTTGCGGCGCAAGATTCCAAGCCGCTCTATGAACAAGTTGCCAAGTGGACGATTGGCGGCGAAGGTGGCTGGGACTACCTGACGCTAGACCCAGCCGGCAACCGGCTCTTCATTGCCCACAGCAACAACATCGAAGCGATCGATCTGGGAGCAGGGAAAAAGGTTGGCGAGATTCCCGCATCCGGCGCACATGGCGTCGCACTGGTTCCGGAGAAGCATCTGGGCTTCAGTACCAACGGCCGCGCCGGAACGGTTACGGTGTTCGATTCCCTAACGCTCAAGCCGCAAGCCGAGATCAAGGTTGGCGAGAACCCCGACGCCATCATCTACGACCCCAATTCGAAACACATCATCGTAATGAATGGCCGCAGCAAAGACTTGATGGCGATAGATCCTGCAACGTTAAAAGTAATCGCCACCGTTCCTCTCGGAGGGAAGTTGGAGTTCGCCGCCGCTGATGCGGGCCGCGTGTACATCAATGTTGAGGACACAGGCGAGATCGCATCAGTTGATACGAAGACTTGGAAGGCCGCGCAGCGCTGGAAACTGACCGGGTGCGACGAGCCTTCGGGACTCGCACTCGACCCAACGCTTGGTCACCTCTTTGCTGTTTGTGGAAACAAGCAGATGGTTGTCGTCGATGTAAAAAGCAGGAAGCAGATCGCTGCACTTCCGATCGGCGATGGAACGGACGCTGCGGCATTCGATCCGGTCCTGAAGCTAGCGTTCGCGTCTAATGGTGAAGGAACACTGACGATTGTCCGCCAGACGCAGGATGGAAAGTACGAAGTCGCGGGAAACGTTCCGACTGCACGTGGCGCCCGGACGATGGCGCTCGATCCCAAGTCTCACAAAATCTATTTAGCGACCGCCGATTTCGGTCCGCAGGCAGAAGGACAAAAGCGCCCGAGCATAAAGCCGGAAACATTTACGGTCTTTGTGTACGCACCGGCGAAGTAG
- a CDS encoding carboxypeptidase regulatory-like domain-containing protein — MNTRSPQYYSASGLTIVVLLVIATLIFTPASYGQSTAATITGTVVDQTGAAIPDVKIALTNINTNVRRQITTNKEGCFILPQLEPGNYKLQAFREGFALVDIPDITLNANDRRDLQIKLRVGAAAESVTVSASAITVNTSDGTVASVIDRQFVDNLPLNGRTFQSLVMLTPGVVQTTAAGGSVGQFSVNGQRSNTNSFYVDGVSANAGFIATAGGGGSNSLGQQLSGATPGMSALGTTATMVSVDAMEEFKIQTSTYSAEFGRQPGGQVQLVTRSGTNTFHGSLFNYLRNDVLDARNYFHKDLKPPLRMNDFGGTLGGPIVKDRTFFFFSYEGLRLRLPETENSYVPSLRLREQAAPAFQTLLNAWPLPTGPEKVLNGKPTGWAPFLAAYSNPSSMDAFSLRIDHTFNEKLTLFGRYAETPSDNLERQMMVLTGDVASNRTLTLGATSALTCNLSNELRMNYTRSRGQYNRTMDDFGGAVPIDPSILLNGNTGTGTRLGTFTINIPGGSTSVLQAGDFNDSYNRQINIVDNLSYAMGGHHLKFGVDYRRLSPTYGPTEYYSMASVNSQDLMVNTGVAGWVPRLYSLNVTQKQAVRPRFDNLSLYLADTWRASRRLTVDYGVRWELNPPPSDANGIKPLILSGITGNLESGFDTSTATLAPPDAPFYKTFYTAFAPRVGVAYQLNQASGRETVLRGGFGVFYDLGSGQSLNGFSLYPFNVSLNTKNLPYPVSAAQAAAPALPTQPYPATIASNVFATNPDLKLPYTLQWNVALQQSLGNNQTFTLSYVASAGRDMLTTHRLNNLLNNNLGPRPNPNYWMIMYTTNASTSDYNSLQAQYQRRLANGLQMMASYTWSHALDTVSDEASNGSMTRGNADFDVRHNFSTAVTYEIPKLRTGALPEPLGLIVKSLANGWSVDSTVYAQTGAPFDLSAGTLYRLDGTTLEIRPDVVAGMPQWIDDASVPGGQRLNPDAFALPPFVLGGANGKTPFFTRQGTLGRNELRLPGIWQVNMSVGRKFNLTEKFKLQFKVDAFNVFNHPVFGDYDFGFAPGDTQLGVPKETLNKSRGVLNELFQMGGNRSLQLSLRITF; from the coding sequence ATGAATACTAGAAGTCCGCAATATTATTCAGCTTCGGGCCTGACCATAGTTGTTCTGTTGGTTATTGCCACATTAATCTTCACCCCGGCGAGCTATGGTCAGAGCACCGCCGCAACGATCACAGGTACTGTAGTCGACCAAACAGGCGCAGCAATTCCGGACGTCAAGATTGCTTTGACGAATATCAACACAAACGTTCGCCGTCAGATCACTACGAACAAAGAGGGCTGTTTCATCCTGCCCCAACTGGAACCTGGCAACTACAAGCTGCAGGCCTTCCGTGAAGGATTTGCGCTTGTGGATATCCCGGACATTACGCTCAACGCCAATGATCGCCGCGATCTCCAGATCAAGCTAAGGGTAGGCGCAGCGGCCGAGTCTGTCACGGTTAGTGCCAGCGCAATCACAGTCAATACTTCGGATGGAACCGTCGCAAGCGTTATCGACCGCCAGTTCGTCGACAACCTTCCGCTGAACGGACGCACCTTCCAATCGCTCGTTATGCTTACGCCGGGCGTTGTCCAGACAACAGCGGCTGGCGGTAGCGTCGGCCAGTTCAGCGTGAATGGACAGAGGAGCAACACCAACTCCTTCTATGTTGATGGTGTCAGCGCCAACGCTGGATTCATTGCCACTGCCGGGGGCGGGGGCTCGAACTCTCTCGGACAGCAACTGTCGGGAGCAACTCCAGGGATGAGCGCCCTGGGCACGACGGCCACAATGGTTTCGGTTGATGCCATGGAAGAGTTCAAAATCCAGACCTCAACCTACTCGGCCGAATTTGGACGGCAACCGGGTGGACAAGTTCAACTGGTTACCCGCTCTGGCACCAACACGTTTCATGGCAGCTTGTTTAACTACCTTCGGAACGATGTCCTTGATGCCCGCAACTACTTCCATAAGGATTTAAAGCCGCCACTTCGTATGAACGACTTCGGCGGAACTCTCGGCGGCCCTATTGTGAAGGACAGGACCTTCTTCTTCTTCTCTTACGAAGGCCTGCGTCTGCGTTTGCCCGAAACGGAAAATAGTTATGTCCCGTCATTGAGATTACGGGAGCAGGCAGCGCCGGCATTTCAGACACTCCTGAATGCATGGCCTCTTCCGACCGGACCAGAAAAAGTCCTAAATGGAAAGCCTACAGGTTGGGCTCCGTTCCTGGCGGCCTACTCTAACCCGAGCAGCATGGATGCATTCAGCCTTCGAATCGACCATACGTTCAACGAAAAGCTGACGCTATTCGGGCGGTACGCAGAGACGCCCTCCGATAATTTGGAGCGTCAGATGATGGTTTTGACGGGCGACGTAGCTTCGAATCGTACTTTAACCTTAGGCGCAACGTCCGCCTTGACCTGCAATCTGAGCAACGAGCTCAGGATGAACTACACCAGGAGCCGAGGCCAATACAACCGCACCATGGACGATTTCGGCGGAGCAGTTCCTATAGATCCGTCGATCCTTCTAAACGGTAATACCGGAACTGGCACCCGGCTTGGTACATTCACTATTAATATACCCGGTGGCAGTACGTCCGTTCTTCAGGCGGGTGATTTCAATGACTCATACAATCGACAGATAAACATTGTGGATAACCTGTCATATGCTATGGGCGGTCACCACCTCAAGTTCGGCGTTGACTATCGGCGTCTCTCTCCAACATACGGCCCCACAGAGTACTACTCAATGGCTTCCGTTAACAGCCAGGACCTAATGGTGAATACAGGGGTTGCTGGCTGGGTACCAAGACTGTACTCCCTCAATGTCACTCAGAAGCAAGCAGTTCGCCCACGCTTTGACAATCTCTCCTTATATCTAGCTGACACCTGGAGAGCTTCGCGGCGTCTAACCGTGGATTATGGAGTACGTTGGGAGCTGAACCCGCCGCCCAGCGATGCGAATGGGATAAAGCCACTCATTCTGTCCGGCATCACCGGCAACCTGGAATCAGGATTCGATACTTCAACTGCAACCTTGGCGCCGCCTGATGCGCCTTTCTATAAAACTTTCTATACTGCCTTTGCGCCACGGGTGGGAGTCGCTTACCAGTTGAATCAGGCCAGCGGACGGGAAACCGTGCTGCGCGGCGGTTTCGGCGTCTTTTACGATCTGGGGAGCGGGCAGTCGTTGAATGGTTTTAGTCTGTATCCATTCAATGTATCGTTGAATACGAAAAACCTACCGTATCCGGTCTCGGCTGCACAGGCGGCGGCTCCGGCTTTGCCGACCCAGCCTTACCCGGCAACGATAGCATCGAATGTCTTCGCGACGAACCCGGACCTTAAGCTGCCGTATACGCTGCAATGGAATGTGGCGCTTCAGCAGTCGTTAGGCAATAATCAGACATTTACTCTCTCCTACGTAGCCTCGGCAGGGCGCGACATGCTGACTACGCACCGTTTGAATAACCTGCTCAATAACAATCTTGGACCGCGGCCTAATCCGAATTATTGGATGATTATGTACACGACGAATGCATCGACGTCGGATTACAACTCGCTACAGGCACAATATCAACGCCGTCTAGCGAATGGCCTCCAGATGATGGCGAGCTATACCTGGTCACACGCCCTTGATACTGTTTCGGACGAAGCCAGCAATGGCAGTATGACGCGAGGCAATGCCGACTTCGACGTGCGGCACAACTTCTCCACAGCCGTCACATACGAAATACCGAAGTTGAGAACTGGAGCACTTCCTGAACCACTCGGTTTGATCGTGAAAAGTTTGGCGAACGGCTGGTCCGTTGATTCCACCGTGTACGCCCAAACTGGTGCTCCTTTCGATCTGAGCGCCGGCACTTTGTATCGGCTGGACGGAACCACATTGGAAATTCGTCCCGATGTTGTTGCGGGCATGCCCCAATGGATAGACGATGCAAGCGTCCCGGGAGGCCAGCGTCTGAACCCCGATGCTTTTGCTCTACCGCCTTTTGTACTTGGCGGTGCGAACGGTAAGACGCCATTCTTCACACGGCAGGGAACCTTGGGTCGCAATGAATTACGGCTACCCGGGATCTGGCAAGTGAATATGTCGGTCGGGCGGAAGTTCAATCTGACTGAGAAGTTCAAGCTGCAGTTCAAGGTAGATGCGTTCAACGTGTTCAACCATCCTGTGTTCGGCGACTATGACTTTGGCTTTGCTCCCGGAGATACACAGCTGGGAGTACCGAAGGAGACCTTGAACAAGAGTCGCGGCGTCCTGAATGAGCTGTTCCAGATGGGCGGAAATCGGTCGCTGCAACTTTCGTTGAGAATCACTTTCTAA
- a CDS encoding S46 family peptidase, protein MKKSYLLLCVVIVATAGLAVADDGFWPFNAVPKDKIKTRYGFEPTQQWLDHVRLSSVKFSGASGSFVSPDGLVLTNHHVGASCIHDVSTANKDYIKNGFYASAKADEIKCPNMSVSVLQDIEDITPKLKAAVTPDMSPAQAAKTQKALESKLTKECSTTTKLTCQAVPFYSGATHFLYKYKTYEDVRLVFAPEYAMAFLGGDPDNFEYPRYALDVTFFRIYEGGKPLHTENHLSWSKKGVKTNDLVFTSGHPGMSARLNTMAQLEFMRDLDYPRQVERRTRIVEGLLQRGAASAEAQRQVEEALFAGQNGLKAAKGHYSGLLDKRLMATKAEQEKRLRDAILSDPKLKAQFGDPWKDVADYYNAQREGNLYLKRQFFPDPQPPAASRRPGSMAGVMPGMLPSLARLLVLTPIDRAMPEAERDPVYAPESMQKRLFGSSKIDKASDIRMLTTSLAEMVKYLKDDPIVAKLLNGKTPAEAAKEWIENTQVGDAEFRRRLYEGGKEAVEKSTDPLILAVRLQETEAFRIKDEWNKKVAPLARAADAAKIKLAQARFAVEGTKSSPDANSTLRLSYGAVKGYVEDGRGTVPKGTKLAPFTTLGQAYDYAAKHENKDPYFLPESWLKAKSKVNLKVPLNLVSTNDVLGGNSGSPLINKNAEIVGLIFDGNIQSLPGTFHFDETLNRSVSVDSRGIMEALRNVYSATALADELLDEASKPQSSKK, encoded by the coding sequence ATGAAGAAATCATACCTTCTACTGTGTGTGGTCATCGTCGCGACGGCAGGGCTTGCCGTCGCCGACGATGGCTTTTGGCCATTCAATGCAGTTCCCAAGGATAAGATCAAGACACGTTATGGGTTCGAACCGACTCAACAGTGGCTCGACCATGTGCGGCTTTCGTCAGTGAAGTTCAGTGGCGCCTCCGGTTCGTTCGTGTCGCCGGATGGCCTGGTTTTGACCAATCATCACGTTGGCGCCAGCTGCATTCATGACGTCTCTACAGCTAATAAGGATTACATTAAGAACGGTTTCTACGCGTCCGCCAAGGCAGATGAGATCAAGTGTCCCAATATGTCGGTCAGCGTGCTACAAGACATCGAGGACATTACGCCGAAGCTGAAAGCTGCCGTCACTCCGGACATGTCTCCGGCTCAGGCGGCCAAAACTCAGAAGGCGCTCGAGTCGAAGCTGACCAAAGAATGCAGCACCACCACCAAGCTCACCTGTCAGGCGGTTCCGTTCTACTCCGGAGCTACGCACTTTCTTTATAAGTACAAGACTTATGAAGACGTGCGCCTGGTGTTCGCGCCCGAATATGCCATGGCGTTTCTTGGCGGCGACCCGGATAACTTCGAGTACCCGCGATACGCCTTAGACGTCACTTTCTTCCGGATTTATGAAGGAGGTAAACCCCTCCACACGGAGAACCATCTCTCCTGGTCAAAAAAAGGTGTGAAGACAAACGACTTGGTCTTTACATCCGGTCATCCCGGAATGTCAGCGCGGCTCAACACCATGGCGCAGCTCGAATTCATGCGCGACCTCGATTACCCCCGGCAAGTCGAGCGTCGCACGCGTATCGTTGAGGGACTCCTGCAACGTGGTGCAGCATCCGCTGAAGCGCAGCGACAGGTAGAAGAGGCTCTTTTTGCTGGCCAGAACGGCCTCAAGGCAGCTAAGGGCCACTACTCCGGCCTGCTCGACAAAAGGTTGATGGCCACGAAGGCGGAGCAGGAGAAGCGGTTGCGCGACGCGATCCTGTCCGATCCGAAACTGAAGGCGCAATTCGGTGATCCATGGAAGGATGTCGCCGATTACTACAACGCGCAGAGGGAAGGGAACCTCTACTTGAAGCGGCAATTCTTCCCTGATCCACAGCCGCCAGCCGCATCGAGGAGACCGGGAAGTATGGCCGGCGTCATGCCGGGTATGCTGCCCTCCCTTGCCCGCCTACTGGTGCTTACGCCGATCGATAGGGCCATGCCTGAGGCTGAACGTGACCCTGTATATGCCCCCGAGTCCATGCAGAAGCGCCTCTTTGGCTCTTCCAAGATTGACAAAGCTTCAGATATCAGAATGCTGACCACCTCGCTGGCGGAGATGGTCAAGTATCTGAAGGACGATCCCATCGTTGCCAAGCTACTGAATGGGAAGACCCCCGCAGAAGCCGCCAAGGAGTGGATTGAGAACACGCAAGTGGGCGATGCCGAATTCCGCAGACGGCTTTATGAAGGCGGCAAAGAGGCTGTCGAGAAGAGCACCGATCCACTCATTCTTGCAGTGCGCTTGCAGGAAACGGAAGCGTTTCGCATAAAGGATGAATGGAATAAGAAAGTCGCGCCGCTGGCTCGTGCCGCAGATGCGGCGAAAATAAAACTGGCGCAGGCGCGCTTCGCCGTGGAAGGGACCAAGTCTTCTCCCGACGCGAACTCTACACTGCGTCTCTCGTATGGCGCGGTAAAGGGCTATGTGGAGGATGGACGCGGAACCGTGCCGAAGGGCACCAAACTCGCGCCGTTCACCACCCTCGGCCAAGCCTATGATTACGCAGCGAAGCACGAAAACAAGGACCCTTACTTCTTGCCGGAAAGCTGGTTAAAGGCAAAAAGCAAAGTGAACTTGAAAGTGCCGCTCAACCTGGTATCAACGAATGACGTCCTGGGCGGCAATTCCGGAAGCCCATTGATTAACAAGAATGCGGAAATCGTGGGGTTAATCTTCGACGGCAACATCCAGTCGCTGCCGGGCACTTTCCACTTCGACGAGACGCTGAACCGTTCAGTAAGCGTCGACTCGCGTGGCATTATGGAAGCGCTGCGAAACGTGTACAGCGCGACTGCGCTCGCAGACGAACTACTCGACGAAGCCTCGAAACCGCAGTCAAGCAAGAAATGA
- a CDS encoding efflux RND transporter permease subunit, whose protein sequence is MSIPDLLHRIRASSPGDERYWYTRFAKSIIFLTVVLAVAGSYVAFTIPISVFPQTDFPRVVIGVDNGVMPIDQMMVTITRPIEESVNSVPGLQSVRSITSRGDAEIDLFFDWRTDMVETLQHVDAALAGVRAELPATATIQTHRLTFASFPILGYSLTSDSVPQTQLWETANYDLKPRLNRLNGVASVVVQGGQQPEFHITPSPAKLLAASITVSDLLDAVRRTNLIDSPGLIEQNHQLYLTLINGQVRDPEQLAKVVVKVTPAGVPVRIGDVASVERSIKPLYTAVTANGKPAVLLNVIRQPDSNTVDVANAVHAEIERIRQSLPRGIQLQPFYDQSEIVTESIKSVRDAILIGIVLASLIMVLFLRDWGTSIVAGMVIPVTVLITFIALKLLGQSFNLMTLGGLAAAVGLVIDDAIVVVENVALHRDAGQGRLEAIRSALSEISVPLVGSTITPIVVFLPLIAITGVTGLFFRALAITVSVSLLTSLVLALTWTPTLSQYFIGRRAANSSTRLLTKAQIESAEEASLSRNYRRMLDFYERSLRFTLERPRWMALFAGVLIVASFFGYKALGTDLLPPMDEGGFIVDYLTPAGTSLAETNRVVGHIEQMIRDIPEVQGASRRTGLELGLAAVTEVNRGDIAVKLKLDRNRDTEEIVSELRARIAREEPRIDVEFVEVLQDMIGDLSNEPEDVFIKMFSNDGAQLLEWAPKVGDAVSKVPGVVDLRNGIENTISGPATTFTVDPLIASRAGFTPEEVATDATALLEGEPAATPVIANDRAYTIRVRFPDANRSSLDALKNTLLVSASGRTATLGSLATVAELPGQTEIRRENLQRAVSVTARLEGRDLGSAIAAVQKTVTDLKVPPSIRIQYGGKYEEQQKSFRDLMLVLLLAVVLVFIVLLFEFRTFAAPIAILSSALLSTAGVFLALLVTRTTFNIASFMGLIMVIGIVAKNGILLLDADQKFRRDGMAPREAMILAGRRRLRPIVMTAMAAAAGMLPLALALGAGSQMLQPLAIAVIGGIAISMVLSLIITPTVHYYLSHPEGK, encoded by the coding sequence ATGTCGATACCCGATCTCCTGCATCGCATTCGCGCTTCCAGCCCGGGCGACGAGCGCTACTGGTACACGCGGTTCGCGAAATCGATCATCTTCCTCACCGTAGTGCTCGCCGTGGCCGGAAGCTACGTGGCCTTCACAATCCCGATCTCCGTATTCCCCCAGACTGATTTCCCGCGCGTGGTGATCGGTGTTGATAACGGCGTGATGCCGATCGACCAAATGATGGTAACGATCACGCGCCCCATCGAGGAATCCGTCAACAGCGTCCCGGGCCTCCAGTCTGTCCGATCCATCACGAGTAGGGGCGATGCTGAAATAGACCTGTTCTTCGATTGGCGAACCGACATGGTCGAAACGTTGCAGCACGTTGACGCCGCACTTGCAGGTGTTCGTGCCGAGCTTCCGGCAACGGCAACGATCCAGACTCATCGATTGACCTTCGCCAGCTTTCCGATTCTCGGCTATAGCCTGACATCCGATAGTGTTCCGCAAACGCAACTCTGGGAGACTGCCAACTACGACCTGAAGCCGCGTCTCAACCGCCTGAACGGAGTGGCAAGCGTGGTTGTGCAAGGAGGCCAGCAGCCGGAATTTCACATTACACCCAGTCCGGCGAAGCTACTGGCTGCCAGTATCACTGTTAGTGATTTGCTGGATGCGGTGCGACGGACGAACCTGATCGACTCGCCTGGCCTGATCGAACAAAACCACCAGCTTTACCTGACGTTGATCAACGGCCAGGTGCGCGATCCTGAACAGCTCGCCAAAGTTGTGGTCAAGGTAACGCCCGCTGGCGTGCCGGTGCGAATCGGAGATGTCGCATCAGTCGAGCGCAGTATCAAACCGCTCTACACGGCCGTCACGGCGAACGGAAAACCTGCCGTGCTGCTCAACGTGATACGGCAGCCCGACAGCAATACTGTGGATGTGGCGAATGCCGTACACGCCGAAATCGAACGAATTCGACAGTCTTTGCCGCGCGGTATCCAGCTTCAGCCCTTCTACGATCAGTCAGAAATTGTCACGGAATCCATCAAGAGCGTTCGCGATGCCATTCTCATCGGGATCGTGCTGGCCTCGCTCATCATGGTGCTTTTCCTGCGGGACTGGGGAACTTCGATCGTTGCGGGGATGGTCATCCCCGTCACGGTGCTCATTACCTTCATCGCGTTGAAACTCCTGGGTCAGAGCTTCAATCTGATGACGCTTGGCGGACTCGCAGCGGCGGTAGGGCTCGTCATCGATGACGCCATCGTTGTCGTGGAAAATGTCGCTCTTCACCGAGACGCCGGGCAGGGCCGTCTCGAGGCTATTCGCAGCGCGCTGTCCGAAATCAGTGTTCCCTTGGTAGGCTCGACGATTACGCCGATCGTCGTCTTCTTGCCGCTCATTGCGATCACCGGCGTTACAGGATTGTTCTTCCGGGCATTGGCAATCACGGTGTCAGTCTCGCTGCTCACGTCCCTCGTGCTGGCGCTTACCTGGACGCCAACGCTCAGCCAGTACTTCATCGGGCGACGAGCCGCGAATTCATCTACCCGGCTGCTAACCAAAGCGCAGATCGAATCTGCAGAAGAAGCGTCCTTGTCACGCAATTACCGCCGGATGCTCGATTTCTACGAAAGATCGCTGCGATTCACGTTGGAACGCCCTCGCTGGATGGCGCTCTTTGCCGGTGTGCTTATCGTTGCCTCCTTCTTTGGCTACAAGGCGCTCGGTACGGACCTTCTGCCTCCAATGGATGAGGGCGGGTTCATCGTCGACTATCTCACGCCAGCGGGCACCTCGTTGGCCGAGACGAATCGCGTTGTTGGCCACATCGAGCAGATGATCCGGGATATACCCGAGGTTCAGGGAGCATCTCGACGCACCGGACTTGAGTTGGGTCTGGCGGCCGTGACAGAGGTGAATCGTGGCGACATTGCGGTGAAGCTGAAGCTCGATCGCAACCGCGATACCGAGGAGATCGTTTCTGAACTGCGCGCCAGGATTGCCCGAGAAGAGCCGAGGATCGACGTGGAGTTCGTGGAAGTTCTACAGGACATGATTGGGGATCTTTCCAACGAACCCGAGGACGTGTTTATCAAGATGTTTTCTAACGATGGAGCACAGTTACTCGAGTGGGCGCCAAAGGTTGGCGACGCCGTCAGCAAGGTCCCCGGAGTGGTGGATCTGCGCAACGGGATCGAAAATACGATCAGTGGGCCTGCGACCACCTTCACCGTCGATCCGCTTATCGCTTCTCGCGCCGGCTTCACCCCCGAAGAGGTTGCCACAGACGCCACTGCGCTGCTGGAGGGCGAACCCGCAGCCACGCCAGTTATCGCCAATGATCGCGCCTACACCATCCGCGTCCGCTTCCCAGACGCAAACCGTTCATCGCTGGATGCGTTGAAGAACACGCTGCTCGTCAGCGCCAGTGGACGTACCGCAACACTGGGTTCGCTAGCAACTGTTGCAGAACTTCCAGGGCAGACGGAGATCCGCAGGGAGAATCTGCAGCGCGCCGTTTCGGTTACGGCGCGTCTCGAGGGCCGAGACTTGGGCAGCGCCATCGCAGCGGTGCAGAAGACTGTCACTGACCTGAAAGTGCCGCCATCGATTCGCATTCAATATGGGGGCAAGTACGAGGAACAGCAGAAGTCGTTTCGCGACCTCATGCTCGTCCTGCTACTCGCGGTCGTGCTCGTGTTTATCGTATTGCTGTTTGAGTTCCGGACATTCGCAGCTCCAATCGCAATCCTCTCCTCGGCGCTACTGTCTACGGCAGGCGTGTTCCTTGCGTTGCTCGTCACGCGCACGACATTCAACATCGCATCTTTCATGGGGCTGATCATGGTCATCGGCATCGTCGCCAAGAACGGTATCCTCCTGCTCGATGCCGATCAGAAGTTTCGACGTGATGGCATGGCTCCGCGTGAAGCGATGATCCTTGCCGGCCGCCGTCGCCTTCGCCCGATCGTGATGACGGCAATGGCGGCAGCTGCCGGTATGCTTCCGCTCGCTCTCGCCCTCGGTGCAGGCTCGCAAATGCTGCAACCGCTAGCGATTGCCGTAATTGGCGGGATCGCCATCTCCATGGTGCTTTCGCTCATCATCACGCCAACAGTTCACTACTATCTCAGCCACCCAGAAGGGAAATGA
- a CDS encoding RNA polymerase sigma factor has product MSDLFQTLRGRVYQYLLLILGNPAEAEELTQECFLRLYQQLHKRKSIDNARVWLFHVARNLALDKKRTGRFIAAIDPPTWDKVLEFRRDPSPTPEQNLLQKERYELVCSVLKRLSDQEQQVLYLRAKGLSYRQVGEVMALSIEAVAAHVHRGLGKVKAKLNV; this is encoded by the coding sequence GTGTCCGATTTGTTTCAAACACTGCGTGGGCGTGTTTATCAATACTTGCTCCTAATTCTCGGGAATCCCGCTGAAGCAGAAGAACTAACCCAGGAATGTTTTCTTCGCCTATACCAGCAGTTGCACAAGCGCAAGTCCATCGATAACGCTCGTGTTTGGCTATTCCACGTTGCTCGTAACCTGGCGCTGGACAAAAAGCGGACAGGACGATTCATAGCAGCAATCGATCCGCCAACCTGGGACAAGGTGCTTGAATTTCGGCGTGACCCTTCTCCCACGCCCGAGCAAAATCTTCTGCAAAAGGAACGGTACGAATTGGTCTGCAGCGTCCTCAAGCGCCTGAGCGATCAGGAGCAACAGGTGCTTTATTTAAGGGCAAAAGGGTTGTCCTACCGTCAGGTGGGAGAAGTGATGGCCTTGAGTATCGAGGCTGTTGCGGCACATGTTCACCGCGGACTAGGAAAGGTAAAGGCAAAGCTAAATGTTTAG